The Devosia sp. YIM 151766 genome includes a region encoding these proteins:
- a CDS encoding glycosyltransferase family 4 protein codes for MLILVENLPVPFDRRVWQEALALQEAGHVVSVICPKGKGYNDSFELREGIHIYRHDLVEATSAKGYPAEYITALWHQLRLSFSARRRQRIDVIQACNPPDLMFLIALFHRLLFGTRFLFDHHDLSPELYFSRFGRKDVFYRVLGLLEKLTFRLADASIATNETFRDIAIVRGNMKADRVFVVKSYPDPAKTHRCPPEPALVGDGKCIVGYVGIMGAQDGVETLVRAMDHIIYAQGRTDIKAVLVGDGPEYEGLRALAKTLRLGDALQFTGYLTGAKMMQHLSAFDIGVIPDPPNGCNEKLSMNKVFEYMMLGIPFVQFDLAQARREAGEAALVTMRYSAAALADNIIALADDSARRRLMATTARRIAGRDFRWSTQATRYLAAIDSIFTASEVRP; via the coding sequence GTGCTCATCCTGGTGGAGAACCTGCCTGTGCCATTCGATCGGCGCGTCTGGCAGGAAGCGCTGGCCCTGCAGGAGGCCGGCCATGTTGTTTCGGTGATCTGCCCCAAGGGCAAGGGCTACAACGACAGCTTCGAGCTGCGCGAGGGCATACACATCTACCGCCACGACCTCGTCGAGGCCACGTCGGCCAAGGGCTACCCGGCCGAATACATCACCGCTCTTTGGCATCAACTGCGCCTGTCATTTTCAGCGCGCCGGCGCCAGCGGATCGATGTCATTCAGGCGTGCAATCCGCCGGACCTGATGTTCCTCATCGCCCTGTTCCACCGGCTGTTGTTCGGCACGCGCTTCCTCTTCGATCATCACGATCTCAGCCCCGAACTCTACTTCAGCCGCTTCGGCCGCAAGGACGTGTTCTATCGTGTGCTGGGCCTGCTCGAGAAACTGACATTCCGACTGGCCGACGCCAGCATCGCCACAAACGAGACGTTCCGCGACATCGCCATCGTGCGCGGCAACATGAAGGCCGACCGCGTATTCGTGGTCAAGAGCTATCCCGACCCCGCAAAAACCCACCGCTGCCCACCCGAACCGGCCCTTGTCGGTGACGGAAAGTGCATCGTGGGCTATGTGGGCATCATGGGGGCTCAAGACGGCGTCGAAACGCTCGTTCGCGCCATGGATCACATCATTTACGCGCAGGGCCGGACCGACATCAAAGCCGTGCTGGTCGGAGACGGGCCGGAATATGAAGGGCTGCGCGCTCTCGCCAAGACGCTCCGCCTCGGCGATGCTCTGCAATTCACCGGCTACCTGACCGGCGCGAAGATGATGCAGCACTTGTCGGCGTTTGACATCGGCGTCATCCCCGACCCCCCGAACGGCTGCAATGAAAAGCTCTCGATGAACAAGGTGTTCGAGTACATGATGCTCGGCATACCCTTCGTGCAGTTCGACCTGGCGCAGGCCCGCCGGGAAGCCGGTGAGGCGGCGCTCGTCACCATGCGTTACAGCGCGGCGGCTCTGGCCGACAACATTATCGCGCTTGCCGATGACAGTGCACGCCGTCGACTTATGGCAACAACCGCCCGCAGGATCGCCGGGCGCGACTTCCGCTGGTCCACCCAGGCCACGCGTTACCTTGCGGCGATAGATTCCATTTTTACCGCCAGCGAGGTTCGCCCGTGA
- a CDS encoding GMC family oxidoreductase, with the protein MPIRDLLSAPEQVTRVAAEFCVIGGGMAGLFIARRLAEAGRSVVVLESGKDGFEQETHDLNRIVDVQGRYSRAMDGRYRGLGGSSSRWGGRLVPIYAEDTAARPHLGLAGWPLAYEELQRYQARVEDVFGVTHSPFGKEALEVSGLNAAFRPDDPDFDGRLAKWIRFRRCNLATIWRSELERLSGLEIWLGATVTNFELDRANGILRGVEARSLGGKSTFVTADHFVVAAGTIETTRLLLWLERQSDGYAFARSNVLGRYFQDHLKAEVATIERRDQAEGNLLFGYHFVDGTRRSLHLDFTTAAQRESGAPSAFAYAAMDLSASKLAHIKTMARGLQRGRVDLRELFALAPELPLVAKSLYWRLLRRQVYMPADVRLGLQIAIEQAPHRDNRIVLASETDAMGMPMAAVNWRPRASDEATFRTVARRLQSYWKRAGLEKDFPLDWRVAETDGDMAFTDLADAYAHPSGSTRMGTDPTESVVGPDLVCHDVPNLSVASAAVFPTAGSANPTLTILELALRHADSLLATRRGQAVVSLRDQASSTVLTEAMAPLSASATRATSSSSI; encoded by the coding sequence ATGCCGATCAGGGATTTGTTGTCAGCTCCGGAACAGGTGACACGTGTTGCCGCCGAGTTCTGCGTCATCGGCGGTGGCATGGCGGGATTGTTCATCGCCCGGAGGCTTGCCGAGGCGGGGCGGAGCGTTGTTGTGCTCGAAAGCGGCAAGGACGGCTTCGAGCAGGAAACCCATGATCTAAACAGGATCGTCGACGTTCAAGGTCGCTATTCGCGCGCCATGGATGGCCGCTATCGGGGCCTGGGCGGATCTTCGTCACGCTGGGGTGGGCGCCTCGTTCCGATCTATGCCGAAGATACGGCGGCGCGCCCTCATCTGGGTCTTGCCGGATGGCCCTTGGCCTATGAGGAACTGCAGCGCTACCAGGCCCGGGTCGAAGACGTTTTCGGGGTGACGCATAGTCCCTTCGGCAAGGAAGCGCTCGAAGTGAGCGGCCTCAATGCTGCCTTTCGGCCGGATGATCCTGATTTCGACGGAAGGCTGGCCAAATGGATACGCTTTCGCCGCTGCAATCTCGCAACCATCTGGCGCTCCGAACTCGAGCGGCTGAGCGGACTTGAGATCTGGCTTGGCGCCACCGTGACGAATTTCGAGCTCGACCGGGCAAACGGAATTTTACGAGGGGTCGAGGCGAGAAGCCTTGGAGGCAAATCTACATTCGTCACAGCGGACCACTTCGTCGTGGCGGCCGGCACTATTGAAACGACGCGCTTGCTTTTGTGGCTGGAGCGGCAGTCGGATGGTTATGCATTTGCCCGCAGCAATGTGCTGGGACGATATTTCCAGGACCATCTCAAGGCTGAGGTCGCCACCATAGAGCGTCGCGATCAAGCCGAAGGCAATCTCCTGTTCGGCTATCACTTCGTTGATGGCACACGGCGCAGTCTGCACCTGGATTTCACCACCGCCGCGCAGCGCGAAAGTGGTGCGCCCAGCGCGTTTGCCTATGCGGCAATGGACCTCTCCGCGAGCAAGCTTGCCCATATCAAGACCATGGCCCGCGGGCTGCAGCGAGGCAGGGTCGATCTCAGGGAATTGTTTGCTCTGGCTCCGGAATTGCCACTTGTCGCAAAATCGCTCTATTGGCGATTACTCCGGCGACAGGTTTACATGCCGGCCGATGTGCGGCTTGGCCTGCAGATTGCCATCGAGCAAGCGCCGCACCGGGACAATCGTATCGTGCTGGCGTCAGAAACCGATGCGATGGGCATGCCCATGGCGGCAGTTAATTGGCGGCCACGAGCGTCTGATGAGGCAACGTTCCGCACTGTGGCGCGCCGCTTGCAGTCCTATTGGAAGCGGGCCGGCCTTGAGAAAGATTTCCCACTTGATTGGCGCGTCGCCGAAACAGATGGAGATATGGCCTTCACTGACTTGGCCGATGCCTATGCTCACCCGTCCGGCAGCACGCGCATGGGCACCGATCCCACGGAATCCGTCGTCGGTCCGGATCTGGTGTGTCACGATGTGCCCAATCTCAGTGTTGCCAGTGCGGCCGTATTTCCCACCGCCGGCAGCGCCAATCCGACGCTGACGATATTGGAACTGGCGCTGCGGCACGCCGATAGCCTTCTCGCAACTAGGCGCGGGCAGGCGGTTGTTTCGCTTCGGGATCAAGCCAGTTCGACAGTCCTGACAGAGGCCATGGCGCCCTTGAGTGCCTCGGCCACCAGGGCAACGTCCTCTTCCTCCATCTGA
- a CDS encoding DegT/DnrJ/EryC1/StrS family aminotransferase: MSTSLRNIPIAMPVLGEAEVEAAARVIRSGWVTQGPEVAAFEQEFADKVGAPHACAVSNCTTALHLALLTVGVGPGDEVITVSHSFVATVNAIRHCGAIPVFVDIEPNVYNIDPLLIANAIGPRTRAILCVHQLGMPCDMASIMEVAKSRRIPVIEDAACATGSSIIWQGRPSSVGAPIGDIACFSFHPRKVITTGDGGMLTTASAEYDQKFRLWRQHGMSVSDRERHSSHSVIFESYVSVGFNYRMTDIQAAIGREQLRRLDDIVAKRRHIADLYRLYLKDFSDLQLPFEPSWARSNWQSFCVLLPRKLDQRFAMQHMLDQGISTRRGVMNAHREPAYAGPGSARIGSQLSRSEYAQDHAIMLPLSSQMEEEDVALVAEALKGAMASVRTVELA; the protein is encoded by the coding sequence ATGAGCACGTCCCTACGCAATATTCCAATTGCCATGCCGGTCCTCGGCGAAGCTGAAGTGGAAGCTGCAGCGCGCGTCATCCGTTCGGGGTGGGTTACCCAGGGGCCGGAAGTCGCCGCGTTCGAGCAGGAATTCGCCGACAAAGTCGGCGCGCCCCATGCCTGCGCGGTTTCAAACTGCACCACCGCTTTGCATCTGGCCCTGCTGACCGTCGGGGTTGGACCCGGCGACGAAGTCATCACCGTGAGCCACAGCTTCGTTGCCACGGTCAACGCCATTCGCCATTGCGGAGCGATACCCGTCTTCGTGGACATCGAGCCCAATGTCTACAATATCGATCCCTTGCTGATCGCCAACGCCATCGGGCCGCGGACCAGGGCTATCCTCTGTGTGCACCAATTGGGCATGCCATGCGACATGGCCTCGATCATGGAGGTCGCCAAAAGTCGGAGGATACCGGTCATTGAAGATGCTGCCTGTGCCACGGGGAGCAGCATCATCTGGCAAGGGCGACCCAGTAGTGTGGGCGCGCCTATCGGCGACATCGCCTGCTTTTCCTTCCATCCACGTAAGGTCATCACAACTGGCGATGGCGGCATGCTAACCACGGCCAGCGCGGAATATGACCAGAAATTCCGTCTCTGGCGGCAACATGGCATGTCTGTGTCAGACCGGGAACGCCACAGCTCACACTCGGTGATTTTCGAGAGCTATGTTTCGGTCGGATTCAATTACCGTATGACCGATATCCAGGCCGCCATCGGTCGCGAACAACTGCGCCGGCTGGACGACATCGTCGCGAAGCGGCGCCACATCGCCGACCTCTACCGGCTCTATCTCAAGGATTTTTCAGACCTCCAATTGCCGTTTGAGCCTTCCTGGGCACGCAGTAATTGGCAGAGCTTCTGCGTGTTGTTGCCACGCAAGCTGGATCAGCGTTTTGCCATGCAACATATGCTCGACCAGGGCATCTCGACGCGCCGGGGCGTCATGAACGCGCACCGCGAGCCTGCCTATGCGGGGCCTGGAAGCGCCCGCATCGGCAGCCAGCTAAGCCGGTCGGAATACGCCCAGGATCACGCCATCATGCTACCGCTGTCGAGTCAGATGGAGGAAGAGGACGTTGCCCTGGTGGCCGAGGCACTCAAGGGCGCCATGGCCTCTGTCAGGACTGTCGAACTGGCTTGA
- a CDS encoding GDP-mannose 4,6-dehydratase, protein MGERILVTGGAGFIGSELVSQLVGLGREVVVADNLVNGQRANLAGIDSAMCQLAVVDIRDQQAMAPLMQGVSVVYHLACLGVRNSLHDPLENHAVNATGTLGLLEAARHAGVPRFVYVSSSEVYGTARWAPMTEDHPTFPMTVYGAGKLAGECYARAYHQSHGYPTIVVRPFNSFGPRSHHEGDSGEVIPKFMLRAMAGKPMVIFGDGSQTRDFTFVADTARGILLAGMTDAAVGRTINLGQGSEVTINALAGKIAAALVKPGAAIIHDDPRPGDVLRLIADSSVAREILGFSPGVSLEDGLNRLHQWYLKSGVSADQMLTAERVHNWKVEQAR, encoded by the coding sequence ATGGGTGAGCGGATACTTGTGACTGGCGGGGCCGGGTTTATCGGCTCGGAGCTCGTGTCGCAATTGGTGGGACTGGGGCGCGAAGTTGTGGTTGCGGACAATCTCGTCAACGGCCAGCGCGCCAATCTGGCCGGCATCGATAGTGCGATGTGCCAGTTGGCGGTGGTGGATATTCGGGATCAGCAGGCCATGGCGCCGCTGATGCAGGGCGTTTCAGTCGTCTACCACTTGGCCTGTCTCGGCGTCCGCAACAGCCTGCACGATCCCTTGGAAAATCACGCCGTCAACGCGACGGGCACGCTCGGGCTACTTGAGGCTGCGCGCCATGCTGGCGTCCCGCGCTTCGTCTATGTCTCGAGCTCGGAGGTCTACGGGACCGCGCGCTGGGCACCGATGACCGAAGATCACCCGACCTTCCCCATGACGGTCTATGGCGCCGGAAAGCTTGCCGGCGAATGCTATGCCCGCGCCTACCATCAGAGCCATGGCTACCCGACTATCGTCGTGCGCCCGTTTAATAGTTTTGGGCCGCGCAGCCATCATGAAGGCGACAGTGGCGAGGTCATTCCAAAGTTCATGCTGCGGGCCATGGCAGGAAAGCCCATGGTCATCTTCGGCGATGGCTCACAGACGCGCGACTTTACCTTCGTCGCCGATACGGCACGCGGTATTCTCCTTGCCGGCATGACCGATGCCGCCGTGGGCCGCACCATCAATCTCGGCCAGGGTAGCGAAGTCACTATCAACGCGCTTGCCGGCAAAATCGCCGCCGCTCTCGTCAAACCAGGCGCAGCCATTATTCACGACGATCCTAGACCGGGGGACGTCCTCAGGCTGATCGCCGACAGTTCGGTAGCAAGAGAAATCCTTGGCTTTTCGCCCGGAGTTTCGCTTGAGGACGGCCTAAACCGGCTTCACCAGTGGTATCTCAAGAGCGGTGTGTCCGCCGACCAGATGCTCACCGCTGAGCGTGTGCACAATTGGAAAGTGGAGCAGGCAAGATGA
- a CDS encoding acyltransferase: MSVDEARQGRRVAAVHGKAGIAEAGFEAGLIVSLREEYGLKGLVELYGRFAQGDGMVDALMRSAIIAAAARACGPGLKVGSGAAFKHVDTFEIGEGVFIGAQANIQGRFDGQCRIGRGSWIGPQAFLDARDLVIGEHVGWGPGAKLLGSAHVAAPIDRPIIETDLHVRPVVVGDWADIGTNAVILPGVTIGKGAIVGAGAVVTSDVAPFSVVAGVPAKFRHWRRAEDKNPGVKEGDHG, translated from the coding sequence ATGTCAGTTGATGAGGCACGACAGGGGCGGCGCGTCGCCGCCGTGCATGGCAAGGCGGGTATCGCCGAAGCTGGCTTTGAAGCGGGCCTCATTGTCAGCCTGCGTGAAGAGTATGGGCTAAAAGGCCTGGTAGAACTTTACGGTCGCTTCGCGCAAGGCGACGGCATGGTGGACGCGCTGATGCGCAGCGCGATCATCGCCGCCGCCGCCCGCGCCTGCGGTCCGGGATTGAAAGTCGGCAGCGGCGCAGCATTCAAGCATGTCGATACCTTCGAAATTGGCGAGGGCGTTTTCATCGGCGCACAGGCCAATATCCAGGGACGGTTTGACGGACAATGCCGCATAGGGCGCGGAAGCTGGATCGGTCCGCAGGCCTTCCTTGACGCACGTGACCTGGTAATCGGCGAGCATGTGGGCTGGGGGCCCGGTGCCAAGTTGCTTGGTTCCGCCCATGTGGCCGCCCCCATTGATCGCCCCATCATCGAAACCGACCTGCATGTCCGACCGGTTGTCGTCGGCGATTGGGCCGATATCGGCACCAATGCAGTGATTCTGCCGGGCGTGACCATCGGCAAGGGCGCCATTGTCGGTGCCGGGGCCGTTGTGACCTCGGACGTGGCGCCATTCTCGGTGGTGGCCGGCGTGCCGGCAAAGTTTCGGCACTGGCGGCGTGCCGAAGACAAGAATCCTGGCGTCAAGGAGGGGGATCATGGGTGA
- a CDS encoding DegT/DnrJ/EryC1/StrS family aminotransferase, translated as MIPLLDIQAQYKQIGAELEASVVNVLRSGRYILGEEVAKFEEQYAAYCGTKHAIAVNSGTSALHLSLLAAGIGRGDEVITTPFTFVATVAAILYAGARPVLVDIDPLTMNIDPAKVEAAISPATKAIVPVHLYGQMADMEPLLMLADRHGLVVIEDACQAHGAEYNERRAGSLGLAGAFSFYPGKNLGACGEGGVLVTNNDAVGKAARCLRDWGQEERYNHIAQGFNYRMDAVQGAVLGVKLRHLDAWTEQRRQHAARYDSLLGGIGTIQLPYVAPGHRHVYHVYAIRTRDRAHLREALAAEGVQTGLHYPIPVHLQRAYADLGYRRGDFPLAERAAREVLSLPIYPELTPSQIDAVASAVSRDVHVS; from the coding sequence ATGATACCCCTCCTCGACATCCAGGCCCAATACAAGCAGATCGGCGCGGAGCTCGAAGCCAGCGTCGTCAATGTCCTGCGCTCAGGCCGCTACATCCTTGGCGAGGAAGTCGCCAAATTCGAAGAGCAATACGCCGCCTATTGCGGCACCAAACACGCGATTGCCGTCAATAGCGGCACCAGTGCCCTGCATCTGTCGCTGCTCGCAGCGGGCATCGGCCGCGGGGACGAGGTCATCACGACGCCGTTCACCTTTGTCGCCACGGTGGCCGCGATACTTTACGCTGGGGCCCGGCCAGTCCTGGTCGATATCGATCCCCTCACCATGAACATTGATCCGGCCAAGGTGGAGGCGGCAATCTCCCCCGCGACCAAGGCAATCGTTCCTGTCCATCTTTATGGGCAGATGGCCGATATGGAGCCCCTGCTCATGCTGGCCGACAGGCATGGCCTGGTCGTTATCGAGGACGCATGCCAGGCTCATGGCGCCGAGTATAACGAGCGCCGCGCCGGAAGCCTTGGTCTTGCCGGGGCGTTCAGCTTCTATCCTGGCAAGAACCTCGGAGCATGCGGAGAGGGTGGCGTATTGGTGACCAATAACGACGCCGTCGGCAAGGCCGCGCGTTGCCTGCGCGATTGGGGCCAGGAAGAGCGCTACAATCACATCGCCCAGGGCTTCAACTATCGCATGGACGCGGTTCAGGGGGCAGTGCTCGGCGTCAAGCTCCGGCATCTCGATGCCTGGACCGAACAGCGGCGCCAGCATGCCGCTCGTTATGACAGTCTGTTGGGCGGCATAGGCACGATCCAACTGCCTTACGTCGCTCCCGGGCACCGCCATGTCTATCACGTCTATGCCATTCGGACGCGGGACCGGGCACATCTGCGCGAAGCGCTCGCCGCCGAAGGAGTACAGACTGGGTTGCATTATCCGATTCCCGTGCATCTCCAGCGCGCCTATGCAGATCTCGGCTATAGGCGCGGCGACTTTCCCCTGGCCGAACGGGCCGCCCGGGAAGTGCTTTCGCTTCCAATATATCCCGAGTTGACACCCAGTCAGATCGACGCAGTGGCCAGCGCTGTTTCCAGGGATGTCCATGTCAGTTGA
- a CDS encoding Gfo/Idh/MocA family oxidoreductase, with product MIGIGVVGYGYWGPNLVRNLNDLPEAKLRWVCDLQTERLAGMRRRYPSVEITEDYQKLLDDPSVDAIAIATPVATHYAMAMRALKAGKHVFVEKPLASSIEEAERLVEEAARRGLVLAVDHTFIHTGSVRKMREIIQSSLGQLYYYDSVRINLGLFQHDVNVIWDLAVHDLSIMDYLLPEKPVAVSATGMSHVPGEPENIAYLTLHFPGRMIAHIHVNWLAPVKVRRTLVGGSDKMIVYDDLEPSEKIKVYDKGITLSGLPARRGDKVRQMQVGYRTGDMNAPQLDMTEALARQLREFLTCIEAGSQPLADGHAGLRVVRVLDAATKSLGLQGAVVELEHDRLPA from the coding sequence ATGATCGGTATCGGCGTCGTGGGCTACGGCTATTGGGGGCCAAACCTGGTTCGCAACCTCAATGACTTGCCCGAAGCAAAACTGCGCTGGGTCTGCGATCTTCAGACCGAGCGGCTGGCGGGGATGCGCCGCCGTTATCCGTCTGTCGAAATCACCGAGGACTACCAGAAGCTGCTGGATGATCCTTCGGTCGATGCGATTGCCATCGCAACGCCTGTCGCCACCCATTATGCGATGGCCATGCGCGCCCTGAAGGCGGGCAAGCATGTCTTCGTCGAAAAGCCGCTCGCCAGCAGCATCGAGGAAGCGGAGCGGCTGGTCGAGGAAGCCGCGCGGCGCGGGCTCGTTCTTGCGGTGGATCACACCTTCATCCACACCGGCTCCGTGCGCAAGATGCGCGAAATCATCCAGTCCTCTCTGGGCCAGCTCTATTACTACGACTCCGTCCGCATCAATCTTGGTCTCTTCCAGCACGACGTGAACGTCATCTGGGACCTGGCCGTGCATGACCTCTCGATCATGGATTATCTGCTTCCTGAAAAGCCAGTGGCCGTCAGCGCCACCGGCATGAGCCATGTGCCGGGGGAACCGGAAAACATAGCCTATCTGACGCTTCATTTCCCCGGCCGGATGATCGCCCATATCCATGTCAACTGGCTCGCCCCGGTCAAGGTAAGACGGACACTGGTGGGCGGCAGCGACAAGATGATCGTCTATGACGATCTCGAGCCGAGCGAGAAAATCAAGGTGTACGATAAGGGGATTACCCTGTCGGGCCTGCCAGCACGCCGGGGCGACAAGGTCCGCCAGATGCAGGTCGGCTACCGCACCGGCGACATGAACGCTCCCCAACTGGACATGACCGAGGCCCTCGCGCGCCAATTGCGCGAGTTTCTCACCTGCATCGAAGCGGGAAGCCAACCTCTTGCCGATGGTCATGCCGGGCTGCGTGTCGTTCGCGTGCTCGATGCCGCCACCAAGTCGCTGGGCCTGCAAGGTGCCGTCGTCGAACTTGAGCATGATCGGCTACCCGCATGA
- a CDS encoding acyltransferase yields MITDVALGKDVVLYHPDLINLYRCSIGAESRIGTFVEIQRGAIIGARCKVSSHCFICEGVVLEDGVFLGHGVMFTNDRYPRALNRDGSLQSASDWTLEPTRVRQGASIGSNATILPGVTIGAFALVGAGSVVTRDVPDGAIVAGVPARIVGSTAREMDQQQSAGGIA; encoded by the coding sequence ATGATAACCGATGTCGCCTTGGGCAAGGATGTGGTGCTCTACCACCCCGACCTCATCAACCTCTATCGATGCAGCATCGGAGCTGAGTCACGCATAGGCACCTTCGTGGAGATTCAACGCGGTGCCATCATCGGCGCGCGCTGCAAAGTGTCGAGCCATTGCTTCATCTGCGAAGGCGTGGTGCTGGAAGATGGTGTCTTCCTGGGCCATGGCGTCATGTTCACCAATGACCGTTACCCCCGCGCCCTCAACAGGGATGGCAGCTTGCAATCTGCCTCTGACTGGACGCTGGAACCGACACGGGTGCGCCAGGGAGCGTCCATAGGCAGCAATGCAACCATCCTGCCGGGCGTGACCATTGGCGCATTCGCGCTGGTCGGCGCCGGTTCGGTGGTGACCCGCGATGTTCCCGATGGCGCCATCGTAGCCGGCGTGCCCGCCAGAATCGTGGGCAGCACCGCAAGGGAAATGGATCAGCAACAGAGCGCGGGGGGCATAGCATGA
- a CDS encoding acyl carrier protein, whose product MGTPVLEAIKHIVGDTLGLGERSERLTASTRLLGHLPELDSFAVLQLAMAIEREFDLTIPDEDFGGELFETIGSLVVYVEAHRGAALPATA is encoded by the coding sequence GTGGGGACGCCCGTACTTGAGGCCATCAAACATATCGTCGGCGATACCCTGGGTCTGGGCGAGCGCAGCGAACGGCTTACCGCAAGCACCCGGCTCCTCGGACACCTGCCGGAACTGGATTCCTTTGCTGTCCTGCAACTTGCCATGGCCATCGAGCGCGAATTCGACCTGACCATTCCCGATGAGGATTTTGGCGGCGAGCTTTTCGAAACGATCGGCTCGCTGGTGGTCTATGTCGAGGCGCACAGGGGCGCGGCATTGCCGGCAACGGCCTGA
- a CDS encoding acyl-CoA ligase (AMP-forming), exosortase A system-associated, whose translation MKTGFHHLLRDMAAERPTSLALTYGSVSLDYAELWKRTSETGAVLSGLGLVRHDRVAIYLDKRPETVVAMFATSAAGGIFVPINPLLRAQQAAHILVDSGAKVLVTSADRLALLAPCLEPATDLRHVVTIDEADLPAFGAVEVHGWHEARGSDAFVSNDPIDLDLAAILYTSGSTGRPKGVALSHRNLLAGAESVSHYLGNSSRDVILAALPLSFDAGLSQLTTAFQVGAHVILLNYVLPQDVPRLCARHGVTGITAVPPLWIQLADIAWPDAARHTLRYFANTGGRMPRQLLGQLRAKFPQARPYLMYGLTEAFRSTYLDPAEIDRRPDSIGKAIPNVEIMVVRPDGTPCSPGEEGELVHRGALVAQGYWNDIARTAERFRPVPDRQQPWRAAELAVFSGDIVKCDEEGYLYYIGRRDEMIKTSGYRVSPTEIEEAAFETCLVHDAVAFGLEDERLGQRVVLVASPAGSGPLDTVALLSGMKQRLPLYMVPSQVIERLSIPRSPNGKFDRVLLRQELLA comes from the coding sequence ATGAAAACGGGGTTCCATCATCTGCTGCGCGACATGGCCGCTGAACGGCCGACAAGTCTTGCTCTGACATATGGCAGCGTGTCCCTCGACTATGCCGAACTCTGGAAGCGCACGAGCGAGACGGGGGCCGTGCTATCAGGCCTCGGCCTCGTCCGGCATGACCGGGTAGCGATCTATCTTGACAAGCGGCCGGAAACGGTAGTCGCCATGTTTGCGACTTCGGCTGCGGGTGGCATCTTCGTGCCCATCAACCCGCTGCTGCGGGCGCAGCAGGCAGCCCATATTCTTGTCGACAGTGGCGCGAAGGTGCTCGTGACTTCTGCCGATCGGCTCGCGCTTCTGGCCCCCTGCCTGGAGCCGGCGACAGATCTCCGGCATGTCGTCACTATCGATGAGGCAGACCTGCCCGCCTTTGGCGCCGTCGAGGTCCACGGCTGGCATGAGGCGAGGGGTAGCGATGCTTTCGTGTCCAATGATCCAATCGATCTCGATCTCGCCGCCATTCTTTATACATCCGGCAGCACGGGGCGGCCCAAGGGGGTGGCCCTGAGCCACCGCAATCTTCTCGCCGGCGCGGAGAGCGTCAGCCATTATCTGGGCAATTCCTCGCGCGATGTCATATTGGCGGCCCTGCCGCTGAGTTTCGACGCCGGATTGAGCCAGCTCACGACTGCCTTCCAGGTGGGCGCTCACGTCATTTTGCTCAACTATGTGCTGCCACAGGACGTGCCGCGCCTGTGCGCCCGTCACGGCGTGACTGGCATTACGGCAGTGCCGCCACTTTGGATACAACTGGCCGATATCGCCTGGCCGGACGCCGCTCGTCATACTCTGCGCTATTTCGCCAACACCGGCGGCCGCATGCCAAGACAGCTTCTGGGTCAACTCCGCGCGAAGTTCCCCCAGGCGCGGCCATATCTCATGTATGGCCTCACCGAGGCCTTTCGCTCGACTTACCTCGATCCGGCCGAAATCGACCGCCGCCCGGACTCCATCGGCAAGGCCATCCCGAATGTCGAGATCATGGTGGTTCGCCCGGATGGCACCCCATGCAGCCCTGGCGAAGAAGGTGAACTGGTGCATCGCGGGGCCCTCGTGGCACAGGGCTACTGGAACGATATAGCGCGTACGGCAGAGCGTTTCCGCCCCGTCCCCGACCGGCAGCAGCCTTGGCGCGCCGCGGAACTGGCCGTGTTTTCCGGCGATATCGTAAAATGTGACGAGGAAGGTTACCTCTACTATATCGGCCGCCGCGACGAGATGATCAAGACATCCGGCTATCGTGTTAGCCCAACGGAAATCGAGGAAGCGGCGTTCGAGACGTGCCTCGTGCATGATGCCGTGGCCTTCGGCCTTGAGGATGAACGCCTCGGACAGCGCGTGGTGTTGGTGGCCAGCCCTGCTGGCTCCGGCCCATTGGATACGGTGGCGCTTCTCTCCGGCATGAAGCAGCGCCTGCCGCTTTATATGGTGCCGAGCCAAGTCATCGAGCGCCTCTCCATTCCGCGTTCGCCCAATGGCAAGTTTGATCGCGTTCTATTGCGCCAGGAGCTTCTTGCATGA